A single region of the Hyphomonas adhaerens MHS-3 genome encodes:
- a CDS encoding sensor domain-containing diguanylate cyclase: protein MRLRTITNIAYAATVLLTLAGGVTMLLASSALEDERAAVSRADELKERTAAVGNDVLRLSDRAREYVVTGKEEFLEDYLHLRQAVQQDEARIAAIEDIGAGDAEIRALSEAVQMADQLSDEQDAAIDAYQTGDDAAAREYLFGSHYENELDLIDARINTFHSLLDQRTNNEVLAAERLARFWRAVSETVVLATAFIFFIVLYYVLKRRILKPVVKLSDVVSRLAAQEYDTEMMEYDTVDEIGDMAQAIRVFRENGLERQRLETELEHDLQLRNLMSRMTQRMQACDTMKEIAGVVRRFVPVIIPNCAGRLYVLNHDASGMVASCEWLTPREAASEFMMNDCWGLRRGTMHYHREADADVPCAHLEGADEDEKQSVCIPLMTQREVVGLLYMELPEESEASSRAETYIQMLAENIALSLSNIRLRETLHEMAMADPLTGLSNRRRMEEKVEDALGDLKRSGGKVSVIMIDVDEFKKFNDTYGHAAGDDVLREVAQVLGGLTREDGLAFRYGGEEFAVLLPGVSADVAASRAEAIRREIEQISIVRGDLVISDISASFGVATTPDHGSGEDLFALADAALYSSKASGRNRVTVAASPEVAHTRIA from the coding sequence ATGCGCCTGAGAACAATTACGAATATCGCTTATGCAGCCACCGTGCTGCTGACCCTTGCCGGCGGCGTCACCATGCTTCTTGCGTCCAGCGCGCTCGAAGACGAGCGTGCGGCAGTCAGCCGTGCCGATGAACTGAAAGAGCGGACTGCGGCCGTCGGAAATGACGTTCTGCGGCTTTCGGACAGAGCGCGGGAATATGTCGTGACCGGGAAAGAGGAGTTTCTCGAAGACTATCTCCACCTCCGGCAGGCCGTGCAGCAGGATGAAGCCCGTATCGCTGCGATCGAGGACATCGGTGCCGGCGATGCGGAGATTAGGGCTCTGTCCGAAGCGGTCCAGATGGCCGATCAGTTGTCAGACGAGCAGGACGCTGCGATCGACGCTTACCAGACGGGTGATGATGCGGCGGCACGGGAATACCTGTTCGGGTCGCACTATGAGAATGAGCTGGACCTGATCGACGCCCGGATCAACACTTTCCACTCGCTGCTCGATCAGCGCACCAACAATGAAGTGCTCGCCGCCGAGCGCCTCGCGCGCTTCTGGCGTGCTGTATCGGAAACGGTGGTGCTGGCGACGGCGTTCATTTTCTTCATCGTCCTGTATTATGTGCTGAAGCGGCGGATTCTGAAACCGGTCGTCAAGCTCAGCGATGTCGTCAGTCGTCTGGCCGCTCAGGAATACGATACGGAGATGATGGAATACGACACGGTCGACGAGATCGGTGACATGGCGCAGGCCATCCGTGTCTTCCGCGAGAACGGGCTGGAGCGCCAGCGCCTTGAAACCGAGCTCGAACATGACCTGCAGCTGCGTAATCTTATGTCTCGCATGACACAGCGCATGCAGGCCTGTGACACCATGAAAGAGATCGCAGGTGTGGTGCGCCGCTTCGTGCCAGTCATTATCCCGAACTGCGCCGGACGGCTCTATGTGCTCAACCATGACGCCTCTGGAATGGTGGCGTCCTGTGAATGGCTGACCCCGCGCGAGGCTGCGTCTGAGTTCATGATGAATGATTGTTGGGGCCTTCGCCGGGGGACCATGCACTACCATCGCGAAGCGGACGCGGACGTGCCTTGCGCCCACCTGGAGGGTGCGGACGAGGACGAGAAGCAGTCCGTCTGTATTCCCCTCATGACCCAGCGCGAGGTTGTCGGCCTCCTCTATATGGAACTGCCCGAGGAGTCCGAAGCGAGCAGTCGCGCAGAAACCTATATTCAGATGCTGGCAGAGAACATTGCCTTGTCGCTTTCGAACATCCGGCTTCGTGAGACGCTTCACGAAATGGCGATGGCAGACCCGCTCACCGGCCTCTCCAATCGCCGGCGGATGGAGGAGAAGGTTGAAGACGCGCTGGGCGACCTAAAGCGTTCAGGCGGCAAAGTCAGCGTCATCATGATTGATGTGGATGAGTTCAAGAAGTTCAACGACACCTATGGCCACGCCGCCGGTGATGATGTGTTGCGCGAAGTGGCGCAGGTGCTCGGCGGGCTGACACGGGAAGACGGTCTCGCATTTCGATATGGAGGTGAGGAGTTTGCAGTCCTGCTGCCAGGGGTCTCGGCTGACGTTGCCGCAAGCCGCGCAGAGGCAATCCGCAGGGAGATTGAGCAGATCTCGATTGTGCGGGGTGATCTGGTTATCTCTGACATCTCCGCGTCCTTTGGTGTTGCAACGACGCCCGATCATGGCAGCGGGGAGGACCTCTTCGCCCTGGCCGATGCGGCGCTCTACAGTTCGAAAGCGTCCGGACGTAATCGCGTGACGGTCGCAGCGTCTCCGGAAGTTGCGCACACACGCATTGCCTGA
- a CDS encoding DUF1328 domain-containing protein: MLGWAIAFFILAIVAAALGFGGIAGASAGIAQILFFVFLALLVLTFVVRAVKGKSVT; the protein is encoded by the coding sequence ATGCTTGGCTGGGCCATCGCATTTTTCATTCTCGCCATCGTCGCTGCGGCTCTTGGCTTTGGCGGTATCGCCGGCGCTTCTGCCGGAATCGCGCAAATTCTGTTTTTTGTCTTTCTCGCCCTCCTTGTGCTGACCTTCGTGGTCCGCGCGGTGAAGGGGAAAAGCGTCACCTGA
- a CDS encoding entericidin A/B family lipoprotein has protein sequence MKTAKNALKIAGFGLITLMAAACNTVAGAGEDIEAGGSVIQDSADEVKDEMSN, from the coding sequence ATGAAAACCGCTAAGAATGCTCTCAAGATTGCAGGCTTCGGACTGATCACGCTGATGGCTGCGGCCTGCAACACTGTTGCCGGTGCTGGTGAAGACATCGAAGCTGGCGGCAGTGTGATCCAGGACTCGGCAGATGAAGTCAAGGACGAGATGTCGAACTAG
- a CDS encoding diacylglycerol/lipid kinase family protein translates to MKFSVIINPLSRSVPKGAADELEAAIRASGHDIAQLHCRSNQLEDDVQAAASSGADGVIAWGGDGTLACALTACGVSGPPVLALPGGTMNMLPKRLYGDEAWHQILARVLSKPATETLAAGKIENRRFYVAALFGRLTGLAETREAVRKGELRDAAQALVEGEVLDVETRLKLSGARQHGRSDLSEQDIQAVAAAVTLKSGPSPAFEIAAIDPNSTMELFSTALDAMIHGWKDAGPVEHDVSDTVAVQDLAGADIPATLDGEQVTFSSPVRIDLVKDAARVLCAEASH, encoded by the coding sequence ATGAAATTCTCAGTGATCATCAATCCATTGTCCCGGTCCGTGCCGAAAGGCGCAGCGGATGAGCTGGAGGCGGCGATCCGCGCTTCCGGGCACGACATTGCGCAATTGCATTGTCGTTCCAACCAGCTTGAGGACGATGTCCAAGCTGCTGCGAGCAGCGGCGCGGATGGCGTTATTGCCTGGGGTGGCGATGGCACGCTTGCCTGTGCGCTGACTGCCTGCGGTGTCTCTGGCCCGCCGGTCCTGGCGCTTCCGGGTGGCACGATGAACATGCTGCCGAAGCGTCTGTATGGCGATGAGGCCTGGCACCAGATCCTGGCGCGGGTTTTGTCAAAGCCGGCCACTGAAACGCTTGCAGCGGGTAAGATCGAGAACCGAAGGTTCTATGTCGCCGCCCTGTTCGGCCGTCTGACGGGGCTTGCGGAAACGCGCGAAGCTGTCCGCAAGGGCGAATTGCGCGATGCTGCGCAGGCGCTTGTCGAAGGGGAGGTGCTGGATGTCGAGACCAGGTTGAAACTGTCTGGGGCGAGACAGCATGGCAGGTCAGACCTGTCAGAGCAGGATATTCAAGCGGTGGCCGCAGCCGTAACGCTGAAAAGCGGGCCATCCCCTGCCTTTGAAATCGCTGCGATTGATCCAAACAGCACGATGGAACTTTTCTCCACGGCGCTCGACGCCATGATCCATGGATGGAAAGACGCCGGTCCGGTCGAGCATGATGTGTCCGACACGGTTGCCGTGCAGGACCTGGCGGGTGCGGACATTCCGGCGACCCTGGATGGCGAGCAGGTGACCTTTTCCTCGCCCGTCCGGATCGACCTTGTAAAAGACGCTGCCCGCGTATTGTGTGCGGAGGCGAGCCATTGA
- a CDS encoding metallophosphoesterase family protein, giving the protein MRLVHLADIHFGAADPRVLDAAVRSIEQVAPHALVIAGDLTQSGKHREFEAARRWLQDLGLPCACTPGNHDTPMFQLHHRVLNPFGRYEKYLSDFAFPLRMGDIRIDGLNTARGWQARRNWAEGSVDLEDLDAVLEQESPEGIRLLSCHHPFIPPTDTPLQTATRRGHRASRKLGRSGTNVLLTGHVHSPQAEIIRVPEGSYVAVTSGTLSMRLRNVPPSFNVLDFDGDVMSVMALSYDGNGFTQKTRSVWNLSRMEQLRPPGVVST; this is encoded by the coding sequence TTGAGGCTTGTTCACCTTGCTGACATTCACTTTGGCGCCGCTGACCCGCGCGTGCTTGATGCCGCAGTCCGCTCGATCGAGCAGGTCGCGCCGCATGCACTTGTCATCGCGGGCGACCTGACGCAGAGCGGGAAACACCGGGAGTTCGAAGCGGCCCGGCGGTGGCTCCAGGATTTGGGGCTGCCTTGCGCCTGCACACCCGGAAATCACGACACCCCGATGTTCCAGCTGCATCATCGTGTGCTGAACCCGTTTGGCCGGTATGAGAAATACCTGTCCGACTTTGCGTTTCCGCTACGTATGGGGGACATCCGGATCGATGGACTGAATACGGCGCGCGGCTGGCAGGCGCGGCGGAACTGGGCGGAAGGGTCCGTTGACCTTGAAGATCTGGACGCCGTACTGGAGCAGGAGAGCCCTGAGGGCATCCGCTTGCTCAGCTGCCACCATCCTTTCATCCCGCCGACAGACACGCCCCTGCAGACCGCCACCCGGCGCGGGCACCGTGCCAGCCGCAAGCTGGGGCGGAGCGGTACAAATGTCCTGCTCACCGGGCATGTTCACTCCCCGCAGGCGGAGATCATCCGTGTGCCGGAAGGAAGCTATGTTGCTGTAACATCGGGCACCCTGTCGATGCGTCTTCGGAACGTGCCGCCCTCCTTCAACGTGCTGGACTTCGATGGTGACGTGATGAGTGTGATGGCGCTCAGCTATGACGGGAACGGGTTCACGCAGAAAACAAGAAGCGTCTGGAATCTCTCGAGGATGGAACAGTTGCGTCCGCCGGGCGTTGTATCAACGTGA
- a CDS encoding Dps family protein — protein sequence MATEALNITKPDFRTRNGISEEDRKKIAEALGIVLADTYMLFIKTQGVHWNVTGPTFMGVHKLTEEQYENMYEAIDDLAERIRALGHKAPASYTKYGELSSINDRDEERSVGQMLTMLIADHETAVLNMRAATEWCEEKSDYVTADMLTERMSWHEQAVWMLKSLAAEK from the coding sequence ATGGCCACTGAGGCCCTTAATATTACCAAACCCGATTTCAGAACACGGAACGGAATTTCCGAGGAAGACCGCAAGAAGATTGCCGAGGCGCTGGGTATTGTCCTTGCCGACACCTACATGCTGTTCATCAAGACGCAGGGTGTCCACTGGAATGTCACCGGCCCGACTTTCATGGGCGTACACAAGCTGACGGAAGAGCAGTACGAGAACATGTACGAAGCCATTGATGATCTGGCGGAACGTATCCGGGCGCTCGGCCACAAGGCGCCGGCCAGCTATACCAAATATGGCGAACTGTCCTCCATCAACGACCGGGATGAGGAGCGCTCCGTGGGGCAAATGCTCACCATGTTGATCGCCGACCACGAAACGGCCGTTCTCAATATGCGCGCCGCGACCGAGTGGTGCGAAGAAAAGAGCGACTATGTGACAGCAGACATGCTGACTGAGCGTATGTCCTGGCACGAACAGGCCGTCTGGATGCTGAAATCCCTGGCCGCCGAGAAATAA
- a CDS encoding sensor histidine kinase — MATLAIALTPVLLLGAVSAYMDAREALRTRSNELLLIAGASVDGVDQTIDEAELLLNLFKDDIGTSNCGEIYNKLLPSVPALSSLIRFDADGVALCANNREPGFKMSNPDWNQRLKHEVATFRTDAFFGQATEDWIFAIFTRVDTPDGTFDGSVALGLRSRSLASFARASVIADGVEVAIADGDGRVFGSEHFSQIDPNWVTEAAETRTSKMFVLRRQNASPMDVVIRPVGPANVFAVISRESPGFWSEFTLQPVSSFGLPLLAFSIALLAVWLAIDSLVLRWLSRLIRIARVYGAGRYAFRAGDAMASAPVEIAELAEAMEDMATDIDQRDSDLKAAINVRDAAVKEIHHRVKNNLQIVTSFLNLQGRQLQDPEARLAISAARHRIDALAIVHQTLYQHERLELVSMRPFLKGLIDHLAEALGMDTRNIRISQSYEDIERPADDAIPVALFLVEAVTNTTKYAFGDENGGEVTITLTLDEDGNTTLKVTDNGIGFDTSSGDVRKGLGSKLMTAFSRQLRAELTIDSTPGEGTVISLYMPDINKAPG, encoded by the coding sequence GTGGCGACGCTGGCTATTGCATTGACCCCGGTCCTCCTGCTCGGCGCCGTCAGTGCATACATGGATGCGCGCGAAGCCCTGAGGACGCGGAGCAATGAGTTATTGCTGATCGCTGGTGCATCCGTGGACGGGGTCGATCAGACAATTGATGAAGCCGAATTGCTGCTCAATCTGTTCAAGGATGATATCGGCACCAGCAACTGTGGCGAAATCTACAACAAACTCCTGCCCAGCGTCCCAGCCCTTTCCAGCCTCATCCGCTTCGACGCGGACGGTGTGGCCCTGTGTGCCAACAATCGAGAACCGGGGTTCAAAATGTCCAACCCGGACTGGAACCAGCGACTGAAGCATGAAGTAGCAACGTTCCGCACCGACGCCTTTTTCGGACAAGCCACCGAAGACTGGATCTTTGCCATTTTCACGCGGGTCGACACACCCGACGGCACTTTTGACGGATCGGTCGCGCTCGGGCTCCGGTCCCGGTCGCTGGCCAGCTTTGCCCGGGCGAGCGTCATTGCCGACGGTGTCGAAGTCGCCATTGCCGATGGCGACGGCCGTGTATTCGGCTCGGAGCATTTCTCACAGATCGATCCGAATTGGGTCACCGAAGCGGCGGAAACCCGCACCTCGAAGATGTTCGTTCTCCGGCGTCAGAACGCCTCGCCGATGGATGTGGTGATCCGGCCAGTTGGGCCCGCAAATGTTTTCGCCGTCATATCACGGGAGTCACCCGGCTTCTGGAGCGAATTCACCCTGCAGCCGGTCTCGTCATTCGGCCTGCCCCTACTCGCCTTTTCCATTGCGCTTCTGGCTGTCTGGCTTGCCATCGACAGTCTGGTGCTGCGCTGGCTCTCCCGCCTGATCCGTATTGCGCGTGTCTACGGCGCCGGCCGATATGCCTTCCGGGCGGGCGACGCCATGGCATCCGCCCCCGTGGAGATCGCCGAACTGGCCGAGGCGATGGAAGACATGGCCACAGACATCGACCAGCGCGACAGCGACCTGAAAGCCGCCATCAACGTCCGCGACGCGGCGGTGAAAGAGATTCATCACCGCGTGAAAAACAACCTCCAGATCGTCACCAGCTTCCTGAATCTTCAGGGACGCCAATTGCAGGACCCCGAAGCGCGCCTGGCGATTTCTGCCGCCCGGCACCGGATTGATGCGTTGGCGATTGTCCACCAAACGCTGTACCAACACGAGCGCCTTGAGCTTGTCAGCATGCGGCCTTTCCTGAAAGGACTGATCGACCATCTGGCGGAAGCCCTGGGCATGGACACGCGAAACATCCGGATTTCGCAATCCTATGAGGATATCGAACGCCCGGCCGACGATGCCATTCCTGTCGCACTCTTTCTGGTCGAGGCTGTCACCAACACCACAAAGTATGCGTTTGGCGACGAAAATGGCGGCGAAGTAACGATTACGCTCACGCTTGATGAAGATGGCAACACCACCTTGAAGGTCACGGATAACGGGATTGGCTTCGACACCTCATCAGGTGACGTCCGGAAGGGGCTGGGCTCAAAGCTCATGACCGCGTTTTCACGCCAGCTGCGCGCGGAGCTGACGATCGACAGCACCCCCGGCGAAGGCACTGTCATTTCGCTCTACATGCCGGACATAAACAAGGCCCCGGGCTGA
- a CDS encoding sigma-70 family RNA polymerase sigma factor — protein sequence MSEPTERLDDTTFKQELAALIPHLRAFARSLCGDSTLADDLAQDAMLKAWHARQSFQAGTNMKAWAFTILRNIFYSEKRRSWRRSSLDPEVAEATLVSPANSGDELDLLALRNALKMLPDDQREALVLVGAGGLAYEEAAEVCGCAVGTIKSRVSRARKAVAELLDNNTASYSGDDSIRSEEAFDDIMKQAAAISAANGN from the coding sequence ATGAGCGAACCAACCGAACGACTTGATGACACCACATTCAAACAAGAGCTCGCGGCATTGATCCCGCACCTTCGTGCCTTCGCGCGCAGTCTTTGCGGCGACTCGACCCTCGCTGACGATCTCGCACAGGACGCAATGCTGAAAGCCTGGCATGCCCGCCAGAGTTTCCAGGCCGGCACCAATATGAAAGCCTGGGCCTTCACCATCCTCCGGAACATTTTCTACTCTGAAAAACGCCGCTCGTGGCGGCGTTCGTCACTGGACCCGGAAGTCGCCGAAGCGACACTGGTCTCACCGGCAAACTCCGGCGATGAACTCGACCTGCTTGCCCTTCGCAATGCACTCAAAATGTTGCCCGATGACCAACGTGAAGCCCTCGTCCTCGTCGGCGCTGGCGGTCTGGCCTATGAAGAAGCCGCAGAGGTTTGCGGGTGTGCCGTCGGGACGATCAAGAGCCGCGTGTCGCGCGCCCGCAAAGCCGTTGCAGAACTGCTGGACAACAATACAGCCAGCTACAGTGGTGATGACAGCATCCGTTCCGAGGAGGCATTCGACGACATCATGAAACAGGCAGCGGCCATTTCTGCCGCCAACGGCAACTGA
- a CDS encoding NepR family anti-sigma factor: MDDKKTDGRKVVDPERKRRGDRLGEQLRRLYDDVTQENVPDDFMRLLEEADRNRSSDSQNKSS; the protein is encoded by the coding sequence ATGGACGACAAAAAAACCGACGGCCGCAAGGTGGTCGATCCGGAACGAAAGCGTCGCGGTGACCGCCTGGGAGAACAGCTTCGCCGTCTTTATGACGACGTAACCCAGGAGAATGTACCGGACGATTTCATGCGGCTGCTTGAAGAAGCCGACCGCAATCGTTCCTCCGACTCCCAGAACAAGTCTTCGTAG
- a CDS encoding response regulator gives MNLVQNLAPHLPYLRRYARALTGNQDSGDAYIRASLEALAASPDKMDTEGDPRVALYRFFHVVWGSTGAQLDGGTEDGDAATERLQRLAPIQRQAFLLTALEGFSRSEAAHILGVSEGDQAELERAAIAEIEAELSTRVLVIEDEPIIAADLESLVEELGHKVTGNATTYTEAMEMVKSDPPGLVLCDIQLADGSSGIDAANDILKEMDVPIIFITAFPERLLTGERPEPTFLIPKPFQENTVKAAIGQALFFHPARETA, from the coding sequence ATGAATCTTGTACAAAATCTGGCGCCGCACCTGCCTTATTTGCGACGCTACGCCCGGGCACTAACGGGCAATCAGGACAGTGGTGACGCCTATATTCGTGCTTCCCTTGAGGCGCTTGCCGCCTCTCCCGACAAAATGGATACCGAAGGTGACCCCCGGGTTGCGTTATATCGCTTCTTCCATGTCGTCTGGGGCTCGACCGGGGCGCAACTGGACGGCGGAACGGAAGACGGCGACGCCGCCACGGAACGCCTTCAGAGACTTGCGCCTATCCAGCGGCAGGCGTTCTTGCTGACCGCGCTGGAGGGGTTTTCGCGTAGCGAAGCCGCTCACATCCTTGGTGTCAGCGAAGGCGACCAGGCTGAACTTGAACGTGCCGCTATCGCCGAAATCGAGGCGGAATTGTCCACCAGGGTGCTGGTTATCGAAGATGAACCAATCATCGCGGCTGACCTGGAAAGCCTGGTTGAGGAGCTGGGGCACAAGGTCACCGGCAATGCGACGACGTATACCGAAGCTATGGAGATGGTAAAATCGGATCCGCCGGGTCTTGTCCTTTGTGACATCCAGCTGGCGGATGGATCCTCCGGGATCGATGCGGCGAACGACATCCTCAAGGAAATGGATGTGCCGATCATCTTCATCACGGCCTTCCCGGAGCGCCTGTTGACGGGCGAGCGGCCTGAGCCGACCTTCCTGATCCCCAAACCGTTCCAGGAGAACACGGTGAAGGCCGCGATCGGACAGGCGCTGTTCTTTCATCCGGCGCGCGAGACAGCCTGA